The Streptococcus respiraculi sequence AAGCAGCGTTTGACGGAGTTAAAGTTGCAAATGTGAACACAATTAACGTAAAACCTAAAACAAAACGCGTAGGGCGTTATGTAGGTCGCACAAGCAAAGTGAAAAAAGCAATTATCACATTGACTGCTGATTCAAAAGCAATCGAATTGTTCGCTACAGCTGACGCTGAATAATCAAAGGAGGAATTAACGTGGGAATTAAAGTTTA is a genomic window containing:
- a CDS encoding 50S ribosomal protein L23, whose translation is MNLYDVIKKPVITESSMAQLEAGKYVFEVDTRAHKLLIKQAVEAAFDGVKVANVNTINVKPKTKRVGRYVGRTSKVKKAIITLTADSKAIELFATADAE